The following proteins are co-located in the Triticum aestivum cultivar Chinese Spring chromosome 1A, IWGSC CS RefSeq v2.1, whole genome shotgun sequence genome:
- the LOC123146013 gene encoding pentatricopeptide repeat-containing protein At4g14170-like — MPAPATLAAFNTLVASLARSSRPSQALLAFRDMLARGFPPDHFTLPPVLRSCALTESAALAASSHALSVKLGAHGNLFVASALVQCYAGMSNLPDARRLFDGMRERDAVLWTSMLSAYAQGGQPEEALRLFQGMVVAEVQLDAVVMVSLLLACGQLGWRRHGRSVHACCVRMFLGMPLSLGNALVDMYVKCGELEFAERVFSAMPRRDVISWSALIVGHGLNGRPDVALRLFDEMVAKGVEQNSVTFLGALSACAHSGMVDKAYAIFEQMKQRGINRELKHYSCMADALGRAGRVVEAVNLIEEMPCQPDEAILGSVLAACRVHGEMDAAERISKRLMSMSPAKSGYYMSLANIYSDAGRYGDAERIRGFMKEVKVDKLPGYSSVELDVSVSESKNV; from the coding sequence ATGCCGGCTCCCGCCACGCTCGCCGCCTTCAACACcctcgtcgcctcgctcgcgcgctCCAGCCGCCCCTCGCAGGCGCTCCTCGCCTTCCGTGACATGCTCGCGCGGGGCTTCCCGCCCGACCACTTCACCCTGCCCCCGGTCCTCCGCAGCTGCGCGCTCACCGAATCCGCCGCCCTGGCCGCCTCCTCGCACGCCCTCTCCGTCAAGCTCGGCGCCCACGGAAACCTCTTCGTGGCGTCCGCGCTCGTGCAGTGCTACGCGGGCATGTCCAACCTCCCCGACGCGCGGAGGCTGTTCGACGGAATGCGCGAGAGGGACGCCGTTCTGTGGACGTCCATGCTGTCCGCGTACGCGCAGGGTGGGCAGCCGGAGGAGGCTCTGCGGCTGTTCCAGGGGATGGTGGTGGCCGAGGTGCAGCTGGATGCCGTGGTCATGGTCAGCCTTCTTCTCGCGTGTGGACAGCTCGGGTGGCGGCGCCATGGGAGAAGCGTGCATGCGTGCTGCGTCCGGATGTTCCTGGGGATGCCGCTGTCTCTGGGGAACGCGCTTGTCGACATGTACGTCAAGTGCGGCGAGCTTGAATTCGCCGAACGCGTATTTTCTGCGATGCCCAGGCGGGATGTTATCTCGTGGAGCGCTCTGATTGTTGGCCATGGTTTGAATGGGCGTCCTGATGTCGCTTTGAGGCTCTTCGATGAAATGGTGGCCAAAGGAGTGGAACAGAATTCGGTCACCTTTCTCGGCGCCCTGTCGGCCTGTGCGCATTCAGGCATGGTGGACAAAGCGTATGCTATATTCGAGCAGATGAAACAGCGGGGCATCAACCGTGAGCTGAAGCATTACTCTTGCATGGCTGATGCGTTAGGGAGGGCAGGCCGTGTTGTTGAAGCAGTAAATCTCATAGAGGAGATGCCttgccagcctgacgaggctatcCTTGGTAGTGTATTGGCAGCTTGCCGGGTGCATGGTGAAATGGATGCTGCTGAACGGATTTCAAAGAGATTGATGAGCATGTCTCCTGCAAAGAGCGGCTACTACATGAGCTTGGCAAACATATATTCAGATGCTGGAAGGTATGGTGATGCAGAGAGAATAAGAGGCTTCATGAAGGAAGTTAAAGTCGACAAGCTTCCTGGATATAGTTCAGTTGAACTCGATGTTTCCGTCTCTGAATCAAAAAATGTATAA